The Drosophila willistoni isolate 14030-0811.24 unplaced genomic scaffold, UCI_dwil_1.1 Seg261, whole genome shotgun sequence DNA segment GAATCCTGCACAGGATGCCGACGTCTTCGCAATTGACACCAAATTGGAAACTTTGTCCAATGCGTGGAACGAGTTCGTGAAGTCTGGCGACGAATTGGCCAAATACGACAAACTAGAGGGTTATGTGGACCCTACCGAAGACTTCGGGATATACgaggagaaatatgaaatagcaAATGCCCACCTTAAGGCTTTACGAGCTGCCTTGGCTCCGTCTGGCAAGTTGGAAGAAATCGGCGCGGCTGGTAACGATGGTTCGCTCttccaaggaattctgcaacaaatgcagaatcaacagcaacaactacaactccagatgcagggtcaaatggaacaccagcagcgtcaaatggaactccagatgcagagtcaaatggaacaccagcaacggcaaatggagcagcagcaactattggttgagagattgctctcgccacagcaatcttcgtcttcgtcaggcTCACAGTCGGTTGCAACAGCGGCACCAAGAGATTGTGAGTCACCGAAAATCAACATCAAGCCCTTCGGTGGAGATTACAAGGAATGGCATGCCTTTAAAGACCTGTTTGAGAGTACCATTCACGGAAAGACAACTTTGACGAATATCCAAAAGTTTCATCACCTGAAGTCATGCGTCATAGGAGAAGCAGCGATACTCATCCAACATTTGCCCGTGGTGGCATCAAATTACGACGTTGCATGGAAATCATTGAGTGATCGATATGAAAAGCCCCGTTACTTGGTAAATTTACTGATGGACACATTCACCGCATTGCCAAAAgctgttgggcaaaactcatcatcgctacgcgctctgacttgcggagccagtgatgttattcgggctttagacgcttctggacaaacgggccgtgactgttggctcatatacttgctcatcaacaaggtTGATGAGGCTACCCGACGTGAATGGATCGACAAAAGCCAAGATATCGaaaatcctaccattgaagagtTGCTCAAGTTTTTGGACTCACGATGCGATCGCCTTGAGCTCAGTCAAGTGGTCGATCATGCAGCGAGCAAACCGagggatgaaaaaggaaaaaggcaagcacgcaccatgcttgccattacaggtaattgtatgaaatgtcatagtactgagcacatactgtcggcttgtcctcaattccagagcttgactgtcaagcaacgttacacctttgcgaaggagaaacatatgtgttttaattgtttgagaactggacatggagtaagcgcttgtggctcgaagtcttcttgcaagtattgcaagcgtcgccatcattctatgctgcatTCTGAAGGCCATTCTACACAGCAAAATAGCTCAGAGCAGCACCAAGGCAACTCAGGCCAGGCTTCTGAGGAGTCCCCAGCGGCATCAGCGATAGCAATGATGAATGTTACCAGACCCAGTAAGCCAAATGGCCAACGAAGAAGCACTCTAcctactgcattggtacacgtccgaaatgctcaaggagccttgctgacgtgccgtattttattggatagcgcctcagacttgtcattcatttcggaacggtgcgtacagacgttggggcttgcacgttcgccatttcgagttgccacatcgggcatctcagacgtcaaGGCGGGAATAACCagaggtttctgctctcttcagatgatgtctcgtgtgtcgagtcattgcatcgatattaaagctcacattttaggaaagatcacctcaccattggtacgtgaaaacattgatgcttcatcactgtcggtatttaatggataccaaatggctgaccctgactttagaactaacgcttcaatcgacattttgctgggcaatgattgcatttggttggttctcaccggagagaagttgtgcgatggtcaagggcaccctattgcagttaacaccatatttggatggGTAATCACATCGGTATACACTTCAGGATTGCAAACAtcatctacgtcattgctgactacggttaatatagatggactactgcaaagattttgggaactagaggaagttccatcacacacaactgtaaacgaagaggatgaaaaggtcgaaacgcacttccggcgtacccacaaccgcaactcgaatggaagatacatagtcgatttgcccttcaaggaacaaaacccacaatttgcggatacatttcaaggagtgagatcgcgctttctcgcagtcgagcgtcgtctaatgaaggactccagcttgaagttaaaatatactcagtttatgagagagtatatccagctgggtcacatgaaggaagtagctgcagacgaagacacaaacgtatgtaagaagtcattctatttgccacaccatccagtcataggcgccaagctgcgggtggtgttcgatggatcatttcaagttcgggatggacgatctcttaacgacgcacttcacattggcccatgtatacaacgcaacctcttcaacgtttgtctgcgttttcGAATGCACAAATTCGTATTTTCGGCGGACATCGTCAAAATGTTCAGACAGATTTTAGTGGCCCTtgaacatcagaattttcaacgaatcctttggagagaagaccctgaggaaccattgaagcattacaagttgaccacagtcacctatggcacggcatgtgcaccgtttctggcagttagagtgctggaacaactggcaactgatcacgaatacgagtttccaagggcggctaggatacttttggatgatttctacgtcgatgacgtactgacaggagccatgaacGAACAAGAACTGCTCGACATTAGGGGAGAGCTGATACTCCTTATGTCACGGGCACAATCggagctaagcaaatgggtctcgaatagtaaacgaattgccagcaacgagggaaatgaaatcgatttctcaaagatggcagcaaaggtgcttgggctgcattggcGTCCTGGAGAAGACGTTCTAACATATAAGGTTTCATTATCGGAACATATGACTTGTACGAAGCGACAAGTGCTGTCTGACACAGCACGCATCTTTGACCCACTCGGCATTTTGGCGCCagtggtgatcaagtttaaaattctgctCCAAGAATTATGGCTGCTTAATCTGGATTGGGACTCGGAACTGCCAACGAAGCAAGCGCActtatggcaaacattcagAAGGGACATTTTCACGTTAAGGAACCTGAAGATACCACGATTTGTAGACAATCAACCCGATGGCATCGAACTGCATGGATTTTCAGATGCTTCgttaaaggcttactctgctgtcatttacaaccgtgtgacacacctagatggaagcataggagtggcactcattgcagctaaaacaagAGTGTCACCATTAAAGCAGAAGTCGTTGCCACGATTGGAGCTTTGCGGAGCTCTACTATTAGCTCGTTTATTCCAAGCAGTAAGGTCTGGTCTGCGCCAGAAGGATGTTAAGATACACGCATGGACCGATTCTACAATCGTTTTGTCATGGCTTTCGCATCAACCCtgtaaacttaaaacatttgttgccaaCCGAACGGCATAAATACTAGAGACCATACCACGTAGCGCTTGGAGACATGTCAGCACTAAAGAGAATCCTGCGGATTGTGCATCACGAGGCATGCTAGCGAGTGccttaattaactttgatctatggtggaagggaccatcttggctgcacgactgtacactatactcagagacaatgaatagaccaccaacttgctgctcaattctcaagccagcagcggaacttgagttcaaaaccaatatcttgacaaccatttccaaggatattgaggattccccatttgaggtactactcggaaggacatcatcttggatcagactggttcgagtggtcgcatatgtattccgcttcgttcatcgaatcaaatcaaacaagcctaaatattcaggacctctaaagttcgatgaagttaccagagcaaggaagttttgcctacgacaggcacaaaatcaattcaatgacgatagacagctgcttttgaggaagcaatctttggagcgacgatcaattttaaacaaactatctcccttcgttgacgaagatggaattatacgtgtgggtggacgtttggaaaggtcg contains these protein-coding regions:
- the LOC124461200 gene encoding uncharacterized protein LOC124461200 — protein: MSYDADVFAIDTKLETLSNAWNEFVKSGDELAKYDKLEGYVDPTEDFGIYEEKYEIANAHLKALRAALAPSGKLEEIGAAGSQSVATAAPRDCESPKINIKPFGGDYKEWHAFKDLFESTIHGKTTLTNIQKFHHLKSCVIGEAAILIQHLPVVASNYDVAWKSLSDRYEKPRYLAILHSKIAQSSTKATQARLLRSPQRHQR